From a single Pelodiscus sinensis isolate JC-2024 chromosome 4, ASM4963464v1, whole genome shotgun sequence genomic region:
- the LOC102449580 gene encoding olfactory receptor 5J3-like: MTWSNCTEATEFIFSGFTDRPELQIALFVLFLVVYAVTLLGNLGMILLIRLAAQLQTPMYFFLSTLAFVDFWYSTFITPKFLADLLAERKVISYAACVCQYCFVSFFGVTESFLLTVMAYDRYVAICNPLLYTAVMSPRFCVQLVAGSFLAGFINGMIQTITTLKLSFCGPNVIDLFFCDISPLLSLSCSNTSVYHVILLAVACVAGIFTSLTILISYVLIFSNILKIRSAEGKRKGFNTCTSHVTVVTIFYGPALFIYMQPSTQHSRDQDKVVSVFYTMVTPMLNPLIYSLRNKEVKNAVKRVIEMNLVP, from the coding sequence ATGACCTGGTCAAACTGCACCGAAGCCACAGAGTTCATTTTCTCGGGATTCACAGATCGCCCGGAGCTCCAGATCGCCCTCTTTGTGCTGTTCCTTGTGGTCTATGCTGTGACACTGCTGGGGAATCTTGGGATGATCCTGCTAATCaggctggctgcccagctgcagaCTCCTATGTACTTTTTCCTGAGTACTTTGGCTTTTGTGGATTTCTGGTACTCCACATTTATCACTCCCAAGTTTTTAGCTGACCTGCTAGCAGAAAGGAAAGTCATCTCTTATGCCGCCTGTGTGTGCCAATACTGCTTTGTCAGCTTCTTTGGGGTGACAGAGTCTTTCCTTCTGACTGTGATGGCGTACGACCGTtacgtggccatctgtaacccccTGCTTTatactgctgtcatgtcccccagATTCTGTGTCCAGCTGGTCGCTGGGTCCTTCCTCGCTGGGTTTATAAATGGAATGATCCAAACCATCACCACATTAAAATTATCCTTCTGTGGTCCCAATGTCATTGACCTGTTCTTCTGTGACATCTCCCCACTGTTGTCCCTCTCCTGTTCCAACACCAGCGTCTACCACGTGATCCTCTTGGCTGTGGCTTGTGTGGCTGGGATCTTCACCAGCCTGACTATCCTCATCTCCTACGTGTTGATCTTCTCCAACATCCTAAAGATCCGCTCCGCCGAGGGAAAGCGCAAAGGGTTCAACACCTGCACCTCCCATGTGACCGTCGTCACCATCTTCTATGGCCCAGCTCTGTTTATCTATATGCAGCCCAGCACCCAGCATTCGCGGGACCAGGACAAAGTGGTCTCCGTGTTCTACACCATGGTCACCCCCATGTTGAACCCCTtaatctacagcctgaggaacaaagaGGTGAAGAACGCTGTGAAAAGGGTCATAGAAATGAATTTAGTCCCCTAG